In Sparus aurata chromosome 2, fSpaAur1.1, whole genome shotgun sequence, a single genomic region encodes these proteins:
- the LOC115597632 gene encoding arf-GAP with coiled-coil, ANK repeat and PH domain-containing protein 2 isoform X3, with product MDPLLDFEECVKDSPDFRLKLELFETDVSALESQLDKVMKLCGKMVEAGQAYSAANQLFLTGLAELSVYNKKDSVISNCLNQFNQGLQEMVSFHTMLFDQTQRAISQQLTNLCTQFLPQLQETRKEFVRIGEDLETAAVKSAQVSRHKAADAERASHLLLATRKCYQHFALDYCLQLNTFKTQQRVDILNSVFSFVHAQFTFFHQGFDLLRDLEPTMKTMAAQLSQLSTDCAAKRKDLENTHLLVQQRDASGEPMVSPCPDSDDIIQGYLFKRSRRKSKTWKRCWFSIRDNQLIYRKSHKEDNMVLFEDLRLCAVKSLENIDRRFCFELLSVQKCCALQADSEQLKQAWLSALQGSIDLAYRTEPQLTQPKELLPPLCGGGGSSPGPPAQRRPVLGVALRGPGNLRCCDCGEEEPRWASINLGVTMCIECSGIHRSLGVHLSKVRSLTLDSWEAEQLKLLCLLGNNVMNQIYEARCSEEGRVKPRADSLRAEKETWIREKYVERRFVQRSSGAARGEKDEAGLRLYHAALAGDLVAMAAALAQGAEVNGSIGEEEGRTALIGAAVGVREHTERRGDSGNPVITKRNNQLRAARKKNLVFYVCK from the exons ATGGACCCGCTGCTGGACTTTGAGGAGTGTGTCAAAGACTCACCTGACTTCAG ACTGAAGCTGGAGCTGTTTGAGACAGATGTTTCTGCTCTGGAGTCACAGCTGGACAAG GTGATGAAGCTGTGCGGTAAGATGGTGGAGGCGGGACAAGCGTACAGTGCAGCCAATCAGCTGTTCCTGACTGGCCTGGCTGAACTCTCTGTGTACAACAAGAAGGACAGCGTCATCAGC AACTGTCTGAACCAGTTCAACCAGGGCCTGCAGGAGATGGTCAGCTTCCACAct ATGTTGTTCGATCAGACTCAGAGAGCCATCAGCCAGCAGCTCACCAACCTGTGCACACA GTTCCTGCCGCAGCTCCAGGAGACGAGGAAGGAGTTTGTTCGGATCGGGGAGGATCTGGAGACGGCGGCGGTGAAGAGCGCTCAGGTTTCTCGCCACAAAGCCGCAGACGCCGAGCGGGCGAGTCACCTGCTGCTCGCCACACGCAAATGTTACCAACACTTCGCTCTGGATTACTGCCTGCAG CTCAACACGTTCAAGACTCAGCAGAGAGTCGACATCTTAAACTCA gtgTTCTCCTTCGTCCACGCTCAGTTCACCTTCTTCCACCAAGGCTTCGACCTGCTCAGGGACCTGGAGCCCACCATGAAGACCATGGCAGCACAg CTGTCTCAGTTATCGACCGACTGCGCAGCCAAAAGAAAAGACCTggagaacacacacctgctggtGCAGCAGAGG gacgCTTCAGGAGAGCCGATGGTCAGCCCGTGTCCCgacagtgatgacatcatccaggGTTACCTGTTCAAACGCTCCAGGAGGAAATCCAAAACCTGGAAGAG GTGCTGGTTTTCCATCAGAGACAACCAGCTCATCTACAGGAAGTCACACAAG gaggacaaCATGGTTCTGTTTGAGGATCTCAGACTGTGTGCTGTCAAATCTCTGGAGAACATCGACCGGAGGTTCTGCTTCGAGCTGCTTTCTGTTCAGAA gtgctGTGCTCTGCAGGCGGACTCGGAGCAGTTGAAGCAGGCCTGGCTCAGCGCTCTGCAGGGCAGCATCGACCTCGCGTACAGAACCGAGCCTCAGCTCACACAG cCTAAAGagctcctccctcccctctgtggTGGAGGAGGCTCCTCCCCCGGCCCCCCCGCTCAGAGGCGCCCGGTGCTGGGCGTGGCCCTCAGGGGCCCCGGGAACCTCCGGTGCTGCGACTGCGGGGAGGAGGAGCCTCGCTGGGCCTCCATCAACCTGGGAGTGACCATGTGCATCGAGTGCTCCGGGATACACAG GAGTCTCGGAGTTCACCTGTCCAAGGTGAGATCTCTCACTCTGGACTCATGGGAGGCTGAACAGCtgaag CTGCTCTGTTTGCTTGGAAATAACGTGATGAACCAGATCTATGAGGCGCGATGTTCAGAGGAAGGACGGGTCAAACCCAGAGCCGACAGCCTGCG AGCAGAGAAGGAGACGTGGATCAGAGAGAAATATGTGGAGAGGAGATTTGTGCAGAGGAGCTCAGGTGCGGCTC GTGGTGAGAAGGACGAAGCCGGGCTGCGTCTGTATCACGCCGCGCTGGCAGGAGAcctggttgccatggcagcagcGTTGGCCCAGGGGGCGGAGGTGAACGGGAGCATCGGTGAGGAGGAGGGACGCACGGCGCTGATAGGAGCTGCTGTCGGGGTAcgagaacacacagagagacgaG GAGATTCTGGGAATCCAGTCATCACTAAAAGGAATAATCAGCTGAGAGCTGCGAGGAAAAagaatttagttttttatgtatgcaagtaa
- the LOC115597632 gene encoding arf-GAP with coiled-coil, ANK repeat and PH domain-containing protein 3 isoform X1, giving the protein MDPLLDFEECVKDSPDFRLKLELFETDVSALESQLDKVMKLCGKMVEAGQAYSAANQLFLTGLAELSVYNKKDSVISNCLNQFNQGLQEMVSFHTMLFDQTQRAISQQLTNLCTQFLPQLQETRKEFVRIGEDLETAAVKSAQVSRHKAADAERASHLLLATRKCYQHFALDYCLQLNTFKTQQRVDILNSVFSFVHAQFTFFHQGFDLLRDLEPTMKTMAAQLSQLSTDCAAKRKDLENTHLLVQQRDASGEPMVSPCPDSDDIIQGYLFKRSRRKSKTWKRCWFSIRDNQLIYRKSHKEDNMVLFEDLRLCAVKSLENIDRRFCFELLSVQKCCALQADSEQLKQAWLSALQGSIDLAYRTEPQLTQPKELLPPLCGGGGSSPGPPAQRRPVLGVALRGPGNLRCCDCGEEEPRWASINLGVTMCIECSGIHRSLGVHLSKVRSLTLDSWEAEQLKLLCLLGNNVMNQIYEARCSEEGRVKPRADSLRAEKETWIREKYVERRFVQRSSGAARGEKDEAGLRLYHAALAGDLVAMAAALAQGAEVNGSIGEEEGRTALIGAAVGGSLSACELLLLNGANVNHRDLRGRGALHAAATAGHTGQVCLLLKRGANQYAADERGQDPLAIAVETANADIVTLLRMARMNEEMRDSEGVFGAAGDDETFQDIFRDFSDMASHDPERLSRRQFSRGGEEEEEEKEEKGGGGVLNSVEKTSE; this is encoded by the exons ATGGACCCGCTGCTGGACTTTGAGGAGTGTGTCAAAGACTCACCTGACTTCAG ACTGAAGCTGGAGCTGTTTGAGACAGATGTTTCTGCTCTGGAGTCACAGCTGGACAAG GTGATGAAGCTGTGCGGTAAGATGGTGGAGGCGGGACAAGCGTACAGTGCAGCCAATCAGCTGTTCCTGACTGGCCTGGCTGAACTCTCTGTGTACAACAAGAAGGACAGCGTCATCAGC AACTGTCTGAACCAGTTCAACCAGGGCCTGCAGGAGATGGTCAGCTTCCACAct ATGTTGTTCGATCAGACTCAGAGAGCCATCAGCCAGCAGCTCACCAACCTGTGCACACA GTTCCTGCCGCAGCTCCAGGAGACGAGGAAGGAGTTTGTTCGGATCGGGGAGGATCTGGAGACGGCGGCGGTGAAGAGCGCTCAGGTTTCTCGCCACAAAGCCGCAGACGCCGAGCGGGCGAGTCACCTGCTGCTCGCCACACGCAAATGTTACCAACACTTCGCTCTGGATTACTGCCTGCAG CTCAACACGTTCAAGACTCAGCAGAGAGTCGACATCTTAAACTCA gtgTTCTCCTTCGTCCACGCTCAGTTCACCTTCTTCCACCAAGGCTTCGACCTGCTCAGGGACCTGGAGCCCACCATGAAGACCATGGCAGCACAg CTGTCTCAGTTATCGACCGACTGCGCAGCCAAAAGAAAAGACCTggagaacacacacctgctggtGCAGCAGAGG gacgCTTCAGGAGAGCCGATGGTCAGCCCGTGTCCCgacagtgatgacatcatccaggGTTACCTGTTCAAACGCTCCAGGAGGAAATCCAAAACCTGGAAGAG GTGCTGGTTTTCCATCAGAGACAACCAGCTCATCTACAGGAAGTCACACAAG gaggacaaCATGGTTCTGTTTGAGGATCTCAGACTGTGTGCTGTCAAATCTCTGGAGAACATCGACCGGAGGTTCTGCTTCGAGCTGCTTTCTGTTCAGAA gtgctGTGCTCTGCAGGCGGACTCGGAGCAGTTGAAGCAGGCCTGGCTCAGCGCTCTGCAGGGCAGCATCGACCTCGCGTACAGAACCGAGCCTCAGCTCACACAG cCTAAAGagctcctccctcccctctgtggTGGAGGAGGCTCCTCCCCCGGCCCCCCCGCTCAGAGGCGCCCGGTGCTGGGCGTGGCCCTCAGGGGCCCCGGGAACCTCCGGTGCTGCGACTGCGGGGAGGAGGAGCCTCGCTGGGCCTCCATCAACCTGGGAGTGACCATGTGCATCGAGTGCTCCGGGATACACAG GAGTCTCGGAGTTCACCTGTCCAAGGTGAGATCTCTCACTCTGGACTCATGGGAGGCTGAACAGCtgaag CTGCTCTGTTTGCTTGGAAATAACGTGATGAACCAGATCTATGAGGCGCGATGTTCAGAGGAAGGACGGGTCAAACCCAGAGCCGACAGCCTGCG AGCAGAGAAGGAGACGTGGATCAGAGAGAAATATGTGGAGAGGAGATTTGTGCAGAGGAGCTCAGGTGCGGCTC GTGGTGAGAAGGACGAAGCCGGGCTGCGTCTGTATCACGCCGCGCTGGCAGGAGAcctggttgccatggcagcagcGTTGGCCCAGGGGGCGGAGGTGAACGGGAGCATCGGTGAGGAGGAGGGACGCACGGCGCTGATAGGAGCTGCTGTCGGG GGGTCGCTGTCGGCCTGCGAGCTCCTGCTGCTGAACGGAGCCAACGTCAACCACCGAGACCTGAGAGGACGAGGAGCTCTGCACGCTGCTGccaccgctggacacaccgg aCAGGTGTGTCTCCTGTTGAAGAGAGGAGCCAATCAGTACGCTGCAGACGAGAGAGGACAGGACCCGCTGGCCATCGCTGTGGAAACAGCCAACGCTGACATCGTCACACT GCTGCGGATGGCGAGGATGAACGAGGAGATGAGAGATTCAGAGGGAGTGTTtggagctgcag GAGACGACGAGACGTTCCAGGACATCTTCAGGGACTTCAGCGACATGGCGTCACACGACCCCGAGAGGCTCAGCCGCCGGCAGTTCAGccgaggtggagaggaggaggaggaggagaaggaggagaagggaggaggaggagtgttgAACAGTGTTGAAAAGACGTCAGAATGA
- the LOC115597632 gene encoding arf-GAP with coiled-coil, ANK repeat and PH domain-containing protein 3 isoform X2, which yields MDPLLDFEECVKDSPDFRLKLELFETDVSALESQLDKVMKLCGKMVEAGQAYSAANQLFLTGLAELSVYNKKDSVISNCLNQFNQGLQEMVSFHTMLFDQTQRAISQQLTNLCTQFLPQLQETRKEFVRIGEDLETAAVKSAQVSRHKAADAERASHLLLATRKCYQHFALDYCLQLNTFKTQQRVDILNSVFSFVHAQFTFFHQGFDLLRDLEPTMKTMAAQLSQLSTDCAAKRKDLENTHLLVQQRDASGEPMVSPCPDSDDIIQGYLFKRSRRKSKTWKRCWFSIRDNQLIYRKSHKEDNMVLFEDLRLCAVKSLENIDRRFCFELLSVQKCCALQADSEQLKQAWLSALQGSIDLAYRTEPQLTQPKELLPPLCGGGGSSPGPPAQRRPVLGVALRGPGNLRCCDCGEEEPRWASINLGVTMCIECSGIHRSLGVHLSKVRSLTLDSWEAEQLKLLCLLGNNVMNQIYEARCSEEGRVKPRADSLRAEKETWIREKYVERRFVQRSSGGEKDEAGLRLYHAALAGDLVAMAAALAQGAEVNGSIGEEEGRTALIGAAVGGSLSACELLLLNGANVNHRDLRGRGALHAAATAGHTGQVCLLLKRGANQYAADERGQDPLAIAVETANADIVTLLRMARMNEEMRDSEGVFGAAGDDETFQDIFRDFSDMASHDPERLSRRQFSRGGEEEEEEKEEKGGGGVLNSVEKTSE from the exons ATGGACCCGCTGCTGGACTTTGAGGAGTGTGTCAAAGACTCACCTGACTTCAG ACTGAAGCTGGAGCTGTTTGAGACAGATGTTTCTGCTCTGGAGTCACAGCTGGACAAG GTGATGAAGCTGTGCGGTAAGATGGTGGAGGCGGGACAAGCGTACAGTGCAGCCAATCAGCTGTTCCTGACTGGCCTGGCTGAACTCTCTGTGTACAACAAGAAGGACAGCGTCATCAGC AACTGTCTGAACCAGTTCAACCAGGGCCTGCAGGAGATGGTCAGCTTCCACAct ATGTTGTTCGATCAGACTCAGAGAGCCATCAGCCAGCAGCTCACCAACCTGTGCACACA GTTCCTGCCGCAGCTCCAGGAGACGAGGAAGGAGTTTGTTCGGATCGGGGAGGATCTGGAGACGGCGGCGGTGAAGAGCGCTCAGGTTTCTCGCCACAAAGCCGCAGACGCCGAGCGGGCGAGTCACCTGCTGCTCGCCACACGCAAATGTTACCAACACTTCGCTCTGGATTACTGCCTGCAG CTCAACACGTTCAAGACTCAGCAGAGAGTCGACATCTTAAACTCA gtgTTCTCCTTCGTCCACGCTCAGTTCACCTTCTTCCACCAAGGCTTCGACCTGCTCAGGGACCTGGAGCCCACCATGAAGACCATGGCAGCACAg CTGTCTCAGTTATCGACCGACTGCGCAGCCAAAAGAAAAGACCTggagaacacacacctgctggtGCAGCAGAGG gacgCTTCAGGAGAGCCGATGGTCAGCCCGTGTCCCgacagtgatgacatcatccaggGTTACCTGTTCAAACGCTCCAGGAGGAAATCCAAAACCTGGAAGAG GTGCTGGTTTTCCATCAGAGACAACCAGCTCATCTACAGGAAGTCACACAAG gaggacaaCATGGTTCTGTTTGAGGATCTCAGACTGTGTGCTGTCAAATCTCTGGAGAACATCGACCGGAGGTTCTGCTTCGAGCTGCTTTCTGTTCAGAA gtgctGTGCTCTGCAGGCGGACTCGGAGCAGTTGAAGCAGGCCTGGCTCAGCGCTCTGCAGGGCAGCATCGACCTCGCGTACAGAACCGAGCCTCAGCTCACACAG cCTAAAGagctcctccctcccctctgtggTGGAGGAGGCTCCTCCCCCGGCCCCCCCGCTCAGAGGCGCCCGGTGCTGGGCGTGGCCCTCAGGGGCCCCGGGAACCTCCGGTGCTGCGACTGCGGGGAGGAGGAGCCTCGCTGGGCCTCCATCAACCTGGGAGTGACCATGTGCATCGAGTGCTCCGGGATACACAG GAGTCTCGGAGTTCACCTGTCCAAGGTGAGATCTCTCACTCTGGACTCATGGGAGGCTGAACAGCtgaag CTGCTCTGTTTGCTTGGAAATAACGTGATGAACCAGATCTATGAGGCGCGATGTTCAGAGGAAGGACGGGTCAAACCCAGAGCCGACAGCCTGCG AGCAGAGAAGGAGACGTGGATCAGAGAGAAATATGTGGAGAGGAGATTTGTGCAGAGGAGCTCAG GTGGTGAGAAGGACGAAGCCGGGCTGCGTCTGTATCACGCCGCGCTGGCAGGAGAcctggttgccatggcagcagcGTTGGCCCAGGGGGCGGAGGTGAACGGGAGCATCGGTGAGGAGGAGGGACGCACGGCGCTGATAGGAGCTGCTGTCGGG GGGTCGCTGTCGGCCTGCGAGCTCCTGCTGCTGAACGGAGCCAACGTCAACCACCGAGACCTGAGAGGACGAGGAGCTCTGCACGCTGCTGccaccgctggacacaccgg aCAGGTGTGTCTCCTGTTGAAGAGAGGAGCCAATCAGTACGCTGCAGACGAGAGAGGACAGGACCCGCTGGCCATCGCTGTGGAAACAGCCAACGCTGACATCGTCACACT GCTGCGGATGGCGAGGATGAACGAGGAGATGAGAGATTCAGAGGGAGTGTTtggagctgcag GAGACGACGAGACGTTCCAGGACATCTTCAGGGACTTCAGCGACATGGCGTCACACGACCCCGAGAGGCTCAGCCGCCGGCAGTTCAGccgaggtggagaggaggaggaggaggagaaggaggagaagggaggaggaggagtgttgAACAGTGTTGAAAAGACGTCAGAATGA
- the ilkap gene encoding integrin-linked kinase-associated serine/threonine phosphatase 2C isoform X2, whose product MDLFDDLPEPTQNPVSAARPQSTREEEEEEEEEEEETRLKRKREDEDEDEDEDGHSDKKDEEEEERGEIKKVCLPALRGFVAARRGEREEMQDAHVLLPDMSSCLSALPGQVSRVSYFAVFDGHGGARASRFTAENLHHNLAKKFPSGETENLDKLIKKCLLDTFRLTDEEFLKKASSQKPAWKDGSTATCLLVVDDTVYVANLGDSRAVLCRMEAAGGADGQRRAVTLALSKEHNPTIYEERMRIQRAGGTVRDGRVLGVLEVSRSIGDGQYKRCGVISTPDLRRCQLTANDRFIILACDGLFKVFSADEAVKFILAVLQGSVEPRPGLSDQELRFEAACQQLAGEAVRRGCADNVTVILVSIGS is encoded by the exons ATGGATCTGTTTGACGACCTACCGGAACCCACACAGAACCCCG TTTCAGCAGCTCGACCACAGTCCaccagagaggaagaagaagaggaagaagaagaggaggaggagacaagactcaaaagaaagagagaagatgaggatgaggatgaagatgaggatgGTCACAGTGATAaaaaggatgaagaggaggaggagcgggggGAGATCAAGAAAGTTT GTCTCCCGGCGCTCAGAGGCTTCGTGGCGGCGAGGCGCGGCGAGCGGGAGGAGATGCAGGACGCTCACGTGTTGCTGCCGGACATGAGCAGCTGTCTGTCCGCTCTGCCGGGACAAGT GTCTCGTGTGTCGTACTTCGCCGTGTTCGACGGTCACGGAGGAGCTCGAGCGTCTCGATTCACTGCAGAGAATCTTCACCACAACCTGGCCAAGAAGTTCCCGAGTG GAGAAACAGAGAATTTGGACAAGCTGATAAAGAAATGTCTGCTGGACACGTTCCGCCTGACGGATGAAGAGTTTCTGAAGAAAGCTTCCAGCCA GAAGCCGGCGTGGAAGGACGGCTCGACGGCCACCTGCCTGCTGGTGGTGGACGACACGGTGTACGTGGCCAACCTGGGAGACAGCAGG GCGGTGTTGTGTCGGATGGAGGCGGCGGGAGGAGCAGACGGTCAGAGGAGGGCGGTGACGCTGGCGCTCAGTAAAGAACACAACCCGACCATCTACGAGGAGAGGATGAGGATCCAGAGAGCCGGCGGCACCGTCAG GGACGGCCGGGTGCTGGGTGTCCTCGAGGTGTCTCGCTCTATCGGAGACGGTCAGTACAAACGCTGTGGCGTCATTTCAACGCCCGACCTGAGGAGGTGTCAGCTCACAGCCAATGACAG gttCATCATCCTCGCCTGTGACGGGCTGTTCAAAGTGTTTTCTGCTGATGAAGCTGTAAAATTCATCCTCGCCGTCCTGCag GGCAGCGTGGAGCCGAGGCCGGGCCTGTCGGACCAGGAGCTGAGGTTTGAAGCCGCCTGCCAGCAGCTGGCCGGTGAGGCAGTGAGGCGGGGCTGTGCTGACAACGTCACTGTGATCCTGGTTTCTATTggctcctga
- the ilkap gene encoding integrin-linked kinase-associated serine/threonine phosphatase 2C isoform X1, with translation MDLFDDLPEPTQNPVSAARPQSTREEEEEEEEEEEETRLKRKREDEDEDEDEDGHSDKKDEEEEERGEIKKVCKEGLPALRGFVAARRGEREEMQDAHVLLPDMSSCLSALPGQVSRVSYFAVFDGHGGARASRFTAENLHHNLAKKFPSGETENLDKLIKKCLLDTFRLTDEEFLKKASSQKPAWKDGSTATCLLVVDDTVYVANLGDSRAVLCRMEAAGGADGQRRAVTLALSKEHNPTIYEERMRIQRAGGTVRDGRVLGVLEVSRSIGDGQYKRCGVISTPDLRRCQLTANDRFIILACDGLFKVFSADEAVKFILAVLQGSVEPRPGLSDQELRFEAACQQLAGEAVRRGCADNVTVILVSIGS, from the exons ATGGATCTGTTTGACGACCTACCGGAACCCACACAGAACCCCG TTTCAGCAGCTCGACCACAGTCCaccagagaggaagaagaagaggaagaagaagaggaggaggagacaagactcaaaagaaagagagaagatgaggatgaggatgaagatgaggatgGTCACAGTGATAaaaaggatgaagaggaggaggagcgggggGAGATCAAGAAAGTTTGTAAAGAAG GTCTCCCGGCGCTCAGAGGCTTCGTGGCGGCGAGGCGCGGCGAGCGGGAGGAGATGCAGGACGCTCACGTGTTGCTGCCGGACATGAGCAGCTGTCTGTCCGCTCTGCCGGGACAAGT GTCTCGTGTGTCGTACTTCGCCGTGTTCGACGGTCACGGAGGAGCTCGAGCGTCTCGATTCACTGCAGAGAATCTTCACCACAACCTGGCCAAGAAGTTCCCGAGTG GAGAAACAGAGAATTTGGACAAGCTGATAAAGAAATGTCTGCTGGACACGTTCCGCCTGACGGATGAAGAGTTTCTGAAGAAAGCTTCCAGCCA GAAGCCGGCGTGGAAGGACGGCTCGACGGCCACCTGCCTGCTGGTGGTGGACGACACGGTGTACGTGGCCAACCTGGGAGACAGCAGG GCGGTGTTGTGTCGGATGGAGGCGGCGGGAGGAGCAGACGGTCAGAGGAGGGCGGTGACGCTGGCGCTCAGTAAAGAACACAACCCGACCATCTACGAGGAGAGGATGAGGATCCAGAGAGCCGGCGGCACCGTCAG GGACGGCCGGGTGCTGGGTGTCCTCGAGGTGTCTCGCTCTATCGGAGACGGTCAGTACAAACGCTGTGGCGTCATTTCAACGCCCGACCTGAGGAGGTGTCAGCTCACAGCCAATGACAG gttCATCATCCTCGCCTGTGACGGGCTGTTCAAAGTGTTTTCTGCTGATGAAGCTGTAAAATTCATCCTCGCCGTCCTGCag GGCAGCGTGGAGCCGAGGCCGGGCCTGTCGGACCAGGAGCTGAGGTTTGAAGCCGCCTGCCAGCAGCTGGCCGGTGAGGCAGTGAGGCGGGGCTGTGCTGACAACGTCACTGTGATCCTGGTTTCTATTggctcctga
- the ilkap gene encoding integrin-linked kinase-associated serine/threonine phosphatase 2C isoform X3, translating to MQDAHVLLPDMSSCLSALPGQVSRVSYFAVFDGHGGARASRFTAENLHHNLAKKFPSGETENLDKLIKKCLLDTFRLTDEEFLKKASSQKPAWKDGSTATCLLVVDDTVYVANLGDSRAVLCRMEAAGGADGQRRAVTLALSKEHNPTIYEERMRIQRAGGTVRDGRVLGVLEVSRSIGDGQYKRCGVISTPDLRRCQLTANDRFIILACDGLFKVFSADEAVKFILAVLQGSVEPRPGLSDQELRFEAACQQLAGEAVRRGCADNVTVILVSIGS from the exons ATGCAGGACGCTCACGTGTTGCTGCCGGACATGAGCAGCTGTCTGTCCGCTCTGCCGGGACAAGT GTCTCGTGTGTCGTACTTCGCCGTGTTCGACGGTCACGGAGGAGCTCGAGCGTCTCGATTCACTGCAGAGAATCTTCACCACAACCTGGCCAAGAAGTTCCCGAGTG GAGAAACAGAGAATTTGGACAAGCTGATAAAGAAATGTCTGCTGGACACGTTCCGCCTGACGGATGAAGAGTTTCTGAAGAAAGCTTCCAGCCA GAAGCCGGCGTGGAAGGACGGCTCGACGGCCACCTGCCTGCTGGTGGTGGACGACACGGTGTACGTGGCCAACCTGGGAGACAGCAGG GCGGTGTTGTGTCGGATGGAGGCGGCGGGAGGAGCAGACGGTCAGAGGAGGGCGGTGACGCTGGCGCTCAGTAAAGAACACAACCCGACCATCTACGAGGAGAGGATGAGGATCCAGAGAGCCGGCGGCACCGTCAG GGACGGCCGGGTGCTGGGTGTCCTCGAGGTGTCTCGCTCTATCGGAGACGGTCAGTACAAACGCTGTGGCGTCATTTCAACGCCCGACCTGAGGAGGTGTCAGCTCACAGCCAATGACAG gttCATCATCCTCGCCTGTGACGGGCTGTTCAAAGTGTTTTCTGCTGATGAAGCTGTAAAATTCATCCTCGCCGTCCTGCag GGCAGCGTGGAGCCGAGGCCGGGCCTGTCGGACCAGGAGCTGAGGTTTGAAGCCGCCTGCCAGCAGCTGGCCGGTGAGGCAGTGAGGCGGGGCTGTGCTGACAACGTCACTGTGATCCTGGTTTCTATTggctcctga